The following proteins come from a genomic window of Triticum aestivum cultivar Chinese Spring chromosome 6A, IWGSC CS RefSeq v2.1, whole genome shotgun sequence:
- the LOC123129109 gene encoding uncharacterized protein, with the protein MARTSSRRRAAKLMAKPSGSTMVKGNPDDRISSLPNDILVNILDRLDVRAATRTSVLSRRWSQLPAMVPRLTISARDLLPSETKTSISKAEIVRRTTAAVAKDPANVAVSDAEFVRRTSAAVAKALADAAAVAKALANAAAVAKAMANTAVAKVIKSILARRDPGGWPIRLSMTFYLRGSVPISVGHTVGNAMATLKVEKAEFTVLTEKKGRKCSIDDVVNYGTRFVSFFNECHNAFAGLTCLYLENLRFRESNFVSNILVSCKQLNYLGFFNCDTEDWITLQVEHAQLIELSIVDCRFDMVKLTWVPKLTCLVFFSWLTSREPPLALGYVPLLEVLRLSNAARSLDKMLKLSTFLHETSVRDLTLGFQCEKIWVQPECLTRRQAYVFQQLRILNLVKIPEGYDLIWTMFFLEAAPSLEELYMTVWDHPCEMEMNREIRREQLYSENKGVEWESPTSNFKHHCLAKFILVGFEAKDYMVSHVRCVLKAAVNLQDVYLYDRLVCAKCQEKVKNARRYDSLVRGMCPGVNQPIKFPYTNEDQRAVQKRMPRGIGSLAKIHFLSSNEIKAEHRPRIAVDSLGAVED; encoded by the exons ATGGCGAGGACTAGTAGCCGGCGACGGGCTGCCAAATTGATGGCCAAGCCATCCGGTTCGACCATGGTG AAAGGCAATCCAGATGATAGGATCAGCAGCTTGCCCAATGACATCCTGGTCAACATTCTCGACCGGCTCGATGTTCGCGCCGCTACGAGAACCAGTGTCCTCTCGAGACGGTGGAGTCAGCTTCCTGCCATGGTCCCACGGCTTACAATCAGTGCTCGGGACCTCCTGCCGTCAGAAACTAAAACCAGCATTTCCAAAGCTGAAATTGTTCGGAGGACCACTGCAGCTGTGGCCAAAGATCCGGCCAATGTAGCAGTGTCCGATGCTGAATTTGTTCGGAGGACCAGTGCAGCTGTTGCCAAAGCCTTGGCTGATGCAGCAGCTGTAGCCAAAGCCTTGGCCAATGCAGCAGCTGTAGCCAAAGCTATGGCCAATACAGCTGTAGCCAAAGTGATAAAGAGCATACTGGCACGCAGGGATCCGGGTGGATGGCCCATTCGCCTCAGCATGACGTTTTACTTGAGAGGCAGTGTCCCCATATCTGTTGGGCATACTGTTGGCAATGCCATGGCGACACTCAAGGTTGAGAAAGCCGAATTCACAGTTTTGACAGAGAAGAAGGGACGCAAGTGCAGTATTGATGATGTGGTGAACTATGGGACACGGTTTGTGTCATTTTTTAATGAATGCCACAATGCATTTGCTGGTCTCACGTGCCTATACCTGGAGAATTTGAGATTCCGTGAATCCAACTTTGTCTCTAACATACTTGTCTCTTGCAAGCAATTAAATTATTTAGGTTTTTTCAATTGTGACACAGAGGATTGGATAACACTCCAAGTTGAACACGCACAGCTCATTGAGCTCAGTATTGTTGATTGCCGTTTTGACATGGTCAAACTCACCTGGGTTCCGAAACTCACCTGCCTGGTGTTTTTTTCTTGGTTAACTTCCAGAGAACCTCCACTGGCACTGGGCTATGTCCCATTGCTCGAGGTTCTGAGACTTTCAAATGCTGCTCGTAGTTTGGACAAAATGCTCAAGTTAAGTACTTTTCTTCATGAAACCTCTGTTCGAGACCTGACGTTGGGGTTTCAATGCGAAAAG ATTTGGGTTCAACCAGAGTGTTTGACCAGAAGGCAGGCATATGTGTTCCAGCAACTAAGGATTCTCAATCTAGTTAAAATTCCTGAAGGGTATGATCTCATCTGGACAATGTTCTTCTTGGAAGCGGCGCCGTCCCTGGAGGAGCTCTACATGACG GTATGGGACCATCCGTGTGAAATGGAAATGAATCGGGAGATTAGGAGGGAGCAGTTGTATAGTGAGAACAAGGGCGTTGAATGGGAATCGCCTACATCGAATTTCAAGCACCACTGTCTGGCCAAGTTCATCCTCGTCGGCTTTGAAGCTAAAGACTACATGGTGAGTCATGTCAGGTGTGTCCTGAAAGCAGCGGTGAATCTACAGGATGTCTACCTGTATGATAGACTGGTATGTGCCAAGTGCCAAGAGAAAGTAAAGAATGCGCGCAGGTATGATTCACTGGTACGTGGCATGTGCCCAGGCGTGAATCAGCCTATAAAGTTCCCATATACAAACGAGGACCAGCGTGCAGTGCAGAAGCGAATGCCCCGGGGCATTGGGTCACTTGCCAAAATCCACTTCCTGTCATCTAATGAAATAAAGGCAGAACATCGTCCAAGGATAGCTGTAGATTCTTTGGGTGCCGTTGAAGATTAG
- the LOC123129110 gene encoding uncharacterized protein has product MARTSRRRRAAKLMAKPSVKAESFLDELKYNLDDRLSKLPNDILVNILDRLNCRDVTRTSVLSRQWSQLPAKLSWLKISARDFMHSQASVSDDELDEKLAKINTLRRINAINAANAAVVKATKSMLEHRDPGGCTIRLLSMAFYLRGDAPISIGHTVGNAMATHKVVKAEFTVLTEKEHTLIPDDVLNYGTRFVSFFNECHNAFAGLTRLELANLRFPESDFVSSILVTCKQLNYLGFHNCDTSDWITLQVEHAQLSELSIFDCRFDMVELTWVPKLTCLAFLFWRSSQELPLSLGYVPLLGVLRLSNIARTMHKMVKLSTLLHETSVRDMTLGFKCEKIWVQPECLTRRQAHVFQQLRILNLVNIPEGYDLTWTMFFLEAAPSLEELYMTVIDHPCEMLMDEELRREEFYSDNKGVEWESPTSNFKHHRLAKLTIFCFQSEDYMMSHVRRVMEAAVNLEDVYLFDRLTCDGCRGVTPLKPIRFPEESRHRRWVEKQIRKGGIESLATIHFLGTGAIRGDILARIATGY; this is encoded by the exons ATGGCGAGGACTAGTCGCCGGCGACGGGCTGCCAAATTGATGGCCAAGCCATCGGTCAAGGCGGAATCCTTCCTCGACGAGCTG AAATATAATTTAGATGATAGGCTCAGCAAGTTGCCCAACGACATACTGGTCAACATTCTTGACCGTCTCAATTGCCGTGACGTTACAAGAACCAGTGTCCTCTCCAGACAGTGGAGTCAGCTTCCTGCCAAGCTCTCATGGCTTAAAATAAGTGCTCGCGATTTCATGCACTCACAAGCTAGCGTATCTGATGATGAATTGGATGAAAAATTGGCTAAGATCAATACATTGCGTCGGATCAATGCAATCAATGCAGCCAATGCAGCCGTGGTCAAAGCGACAAAGAGCATGCTGGAACACAGGGATCCTGGTGGATGCACCATCCGCCTCTTGAGCATGGCGTTCTACTTGAGAGGTGATGCCCCCATATCCATTGGGCATACTGTTGGCAATGCCATGGCGACACACAAGGTTGTTAAAGCCGAATTCACAGTTTTGACAGAGAAGGAACACACGCTCATTCCTGATGATGTGCTGAACTATGGGACACGGTTTGTGTCATTTTTTAATGAGTGCCACAATGCATTTGCTGGTCTCACACGCCTCGAGCTGGCGAATTTGAGGTTCCCTGAATCGGACTTTGTCTCCAGCATCCTTGTCACTTGCAAGCAATTAAATTATTTAGGTTTTCACAATTGCGACACATCGGATTGGATAACGCTCCAAGTTGAACACGCACAGCTCAGTGAGCTCAGTATTTTCGATTGCCGGTTTGACATGGTCGAACTCACCTGGGTTCCCAAACTCACCTGCCTGGCGTTTTTGTTTTGGAGATCTTCACAAGAACTACCACTGTCACTGGGCTATGTCCCATTGCTTGGGGTGCTGAGACTTTCAAATATTGCTCGCACTATGCACAAAATGGTCAAGCTGAGTACACTGCTTCATGAGACCTCTGTTCGAGACATGACGTTGGGGTTTAAATGCGAAAAG ATTTGGGTTCAACCAGAGTGTTTGACCAGAAGGCAGGCACATGTGTTCCAGCAACTAAGGATTCTCAATCTAGTTAATATTCCTGAAGGGTATGATCTCACCTGGACAATGTTCTTCTTGGAAGCGGCGCCGTCCCTGGAGGAGCTCTACATGACG GTAATTGATCATCCATGTGAAATGCTAATGGATGAGGAGTTAAGGAGGGAGGAATTTTATAGCGATAACAAGGGCGTCGAGTGGGAGTCACCTACATCAAATTTCAAGCACCACCGTCTGGCCAAGCTCACCATCTTCTGCTTTCAGTCTGAAGACTACATGATGAGTCATGTCAGGCGTGTCATGGAAGCAGCGGTGAATCTAGAGGATGTCTACTTGTTTGATAGACTGACATGTGACGGATGCCGAGGCGTGACGCCTTTAAAGCCGATAAGGTTCCCGGAGGAAAGTAGGCACAGGCGTTGGGTGGAGAAGCAAATCAGGAAGGGGGGCATCGAGTCACTTGCCACAATCCACTTCCTGGGGACTGGTGCAATAAGGGGTGATATTCTTGCAAGGATAGCTACAGGATACTAG